The window TctagaatatatttatttatctctttattttcttttatttatgtagtattgttttggtattattattattattattattatttatttcattttattttattttatttccattttattttattttttctgccaatctactgcccacactccagtccagtaggtggcggtaatgcacctttaattggtttgccaaccgccattaaaacaagaagaagaagaaaaagaagaagttcTTGTTGCACACTTAGCACGCGTTCGTTGCTAAGCAACTGTTGCTGAGCAACTGCTCTAAACGTTAGTGGCACTGGAAGTCAAACAACGGCGTCTTACCGTGGTCCCTGTTTGAGTTTGAAAGTTAGCTAGCGTCCGCTAAGTCACGCCGCGTCTGTTGTAAAGATGTCGTTGAAGCAGAGTATCGGCGACGCAAAGGTtggaatcatcatcatcatcatcattattattattattattattattgttattattacaatattgtTCGGCCTGTGTGATAGAAACAAGGTTGACTGAGcgctagctaattagctagtTATTATTTGTGGAAGCTATAGATGACGTCACCCAGCAATGGCTGCAGTCAGCCAACAAAATTCATTATTTGTAATGTtgagaaataaatgtttctctttttaaGAAGACCTTGCATTGGTGATGACAGACACAGGAAAGCTCTAACTATCTGGCAAGACTGTAACTTGTTTATGCACTACCCAGAGAAGTGGATCAGACAGGTTTATATCTGAAAGCATGGATGAGGATGAATATACAGCGTGCAGCAGAAATGTCCATAATGCACTGGGCATGCTGTGGGAAATTAATACACAAGGCGTGTAACATTGCAGCTGAGATGTCAGAATCCGGCCCCGTCCCAAATTGCAGCCTATTCACTGAGAGTGCACTGTGAGTTAGTGCACTAGCTAGTGATTCTTAGTCATGTCTGAAAGCATGGTGGAGAATCCCCAGGAGCATCCAAAAACTCTAACTGACTGACTTCTCCTTGATTCCTCCATCcttgtacatttttttgtaattaaattacgCCTCCTAGTTTCCTGTCCTAAATATTTCTTAAAGAGTCATTTATCTGTCATTTGCACAGTTACATTGGTTACCCTGGGCATTGAAATGCTTGTGACAAGGCACGGATTCAGACACTGACAGTACAGACACTTATtagacatgaacacacacatatttagacatgaaTGGTTGAGATGATGCTGTAATGTAATCAGGTAAATGAAAACAGTGCTGGACTACAGCAGAGTAAAAGTGGCGTGCTGTTCAGTAAGGCAGAACAGTAAATACGATGTACAgaggcaagaaaaagtatgtgaaccttttggaatttcatggttttctgaataaatttgtcataaaatgtgatctgatcttcatctaagtcaagggtattgacaaatataatgtgtttaaaataataacacaaaaaaattctgatccctcatgtctttattgagaacaaccaaaaaaaacctcatagtgcttgtggaaaaagtatgtgaacccttgagttaatgacctcaaaaaagctaattggaatctcgttaagaaaatgagtttggagttgtggactacagctactttgactgataaaaacccctcaaacttttggagtttgctctgcataagaagcacacgcttacgtgagccatgcctcgccaaaaacagctttcagaagatctacgatcaagaattgttgatttacataaagctggcaaggattacaaagtgatttcaaaggcTTTATAAATTCacgtctacagttaggcaaacattctacaaatggagacactttgggactgttgctactctaccaagaagtgggcgcccagtcaaaatgacaccaagagcacaacgaagactcctcaatgaggtaaagaaacaaccccgaatgacagccaaagatttgaaggcatcattggaactggctaacatcccTGTTCATGAGtgtacaatacgtaaaacattgaacaagcagggtatctacggcaggacaccacaaaggaagccactgcttactaaaaagaacatcgCTGCATGCCTGACGTTTACAAAAGAGCACAGTGACACTCCACAGctgtattggcaaaatgttttgtggactgatgaaactaaggttgaactatttggaaaaaccacacagcactacatctggcgtagaaagggcacggcatatcatcatgaaaacatcatcccaaccgtaaagtatggtggaggaaacgtCATGaattgggcctgctttgctgcatcagggcctggccagcttgcaatcattgaggggaagatgaattcccaagtatatcagacaattctgcagaataatgtgagaatgtctgtacgtcagctgaaactgtgtaggcGTTGTGTGATGCAACAgaacaacgacccaaaacaccggagcaagtctaCAACAGAATGcctccagaaaaacaaaatccgccttttggagtggccaagacCTCAACCcgatagagatgctatggaatgacttgaagaaagccatacacatgagacgtccaaagaatatgacggcgctaaagcagttctgccaggaagaatgggctaaaattccttcTGAACGAtatgcaggtctgatccacagctacaggaagcgcctggttgaggttaagTGCCAGGTTGCTGCCAAggtggggtcaaccagttattaattctaagggttcacttactttttccactgagTTGTTTCACATCCCTGTGTTTCAGCCAGTATTTTCAATATAATTCATTGTGTGTTCTTtctggtttttttgtgtttttttttcagtacatgAACAAGAGAATTCCCCAGAACCCCAAATATCAACATGTAAAATCCAGACTAGATACAGGTAAcatccatttgtttgtttgttttaaccatCTGAAAGAGATTGGATCTAACATGGTGTGTTAAAGACGCCCTGAGaaaaacaacgacaaaaaaaaaacccaacgaTGTGTGTTTTATAGGTTTCAGCCTGTCAAAGCACATGGAAAGGCTGGAGGAGCTCAAGAAAAGTAAGTTTAGTTTTAAAACGCACGCACTATTGACTAGGGTCATGTGATTGACATTAGacagagtatgcccctcccacacaGAGAGAGCTGCTAATTCCCCACCCCCGTCTCCCGTCTCCATATGGCCGTGGCAtcgttgggatttgaactcgtggTCTCCCGATGATAGAGCGAATGTTTTTCTGTTGCGCCCCTCCGCTCGGAAGCCCCTTTCGATGTGTTTAAACGTGAGGTGGTTGTGTGTTGTAAGTAGGGGAGATATGTGACGGATTTGCGCCTGAGTTGTCCATTTCCTCTCATccagaacctgttccagcgTAAAGCACATCCTCGGGCGATGTGTGTAGCGCAGCAGGTGGTGAGATTCAGAATGAAGAGCTTGCGCTACGGTATCACTGTGAGTCACATCACAGTGAGCCACATTACCTATAGACATAGCTACACTTATATTTTGCGGAAGTCAGTAGGgagatgtgtttgtttatttattttttggtttgttgAACTTACTTCCGCATCTACGAATAAAAAGCGGATAGCTCGAACATGTAATCTGCTTGTCATGGGATCACAGGCTGCCGATTTGTGTAAATGAAGCACCTGCACATCATTCACGAGGATAAATACAAACAATGTATGAATAAATTTGTAAGTAAATCCAGCTTGATAGATAAATGAAGTCCAGTGATATTGTactgtggtgcttgaaagtttgtgaaccctttagaatgttctataccgtatatctgcataaatatgacctaaaacatcatcagattttcacacaagtcctaaaagtagataaagagaaccctattaaacaaatgagacaaaaatattatactttgtcatttatttattgaggaaaatgatccaatattacatgtctATGAATGGCAAAAGTAGGTGaaactttgctttcagtatctggtgtgacccccttgtgcgtTTCcagtaagtgttgatcagtcctgcacattgtcttggaggaattttaacccgttcctcagtacagaacagcttcaactctgggatgttggtgggtttcctcacatgaactgcttgcttcaggtccttccacaacatttctattggattaagttcaggactttgacttggccattccaaaacattaactttattcttctttaaccattttttgagagaacgacttgtgtgcttagggtcgttgtcttgctgcatgaccttctttctcttgagattcagtttctggacagatgtcctgacattttcctttagaattcactggtatacttcagaattcattgttccatcaatgacgGCAAGCCGTcccggcccagatgcagcaaaacatgcccaaaccatgataccaccaccaccatgtttcatagatGGGATATGGTTCTTTGTTAATTTGGGTTTTCTTTGTTccctacttttaggacttgtgtgaaactcTGATGATTAGGGTGAGACTGTTGTTCTGCCTTTTAAGCCATGCAAATGAGAGAAACTCTGTCCTGGTGACATTTTCCGTCCCAATAACCCAAGTCTTCCTGACAGAATGCCTGCTTTGTCCGTAAcattaaggttttttttctctcagatttCCCCGAGATAAGTGACAGAAACTCCCCGGTTTAACTGAACGAGCAGAAGCGTCTGATCGTCCTGTAGATTACAGTAATTCCTCTGTCTCGGGTTTAGTGAGCGTAGCCGTGCGTGACTGCGTCGCTCGTTTGTTTTCAGCATAAGACACGATGAGGTTGAACCTGCCAGTATTAAAAGGCAGCATACCGCGCCAGAGATTTAGCGAGCCGTAGTAGAGCGAGCGTAGTATGGAGACGGGGATCAGAGGGTTTAATCTGTGCAACATGCTGAGCGATGAGGATGATGTGAAAAATGATGATGGTCAGGATCCAGGTGAGCAGGAAATCAGCTCAGTTACTGAACTGAGATTCGAGATTGAGGAATtgacttttaaaatatatattttaatgtatttaataatcATACACTGATATTTAATTCTGAATTTATTGTGTTTCAGATTACAGATATAAAAAAGGCGAGATTTTTAAGAGGCTCAAAGTGACGACGTTTGCTCAGCTGgtgagttttgtgtgtgtgtgtgtgtgtgtgtgtgtgtgtatgtgtgtatgtatgtatgtgtgtgtgtgtgtatatatatatatatatatatataatatatggatagatagatagatggatggatggatggatagatagatagatagatacacgtgtgtgtgtgcgttcatatgtactgttgtgtatttattttctccataATGATTTTTCCTCAGTGAAGTCACTGACCGAagatattttctcttttctcaggTGCTACAAGTGGCTTCAGTGTCTGACCTGAACGAAAGCATCATGGACGACGTGCCTAGACTTGAAGGTAGTCTTTCGTTTCATCTTATAATAACTGTTATGCCACAGCGCTGgtaaattctggattctgattagtcagaagcttcaaatcataataatcagaggtttatattaacgcgctcattcgaatacgttatcgtttctatagtaacagctcgttcacagggacgtgatggacattccacaatattaaatgtaactgtaaacggaCCAAAAAGTCCGacgtgggtttgttttgtttgtttttgttgatcaTGCTGTTCAACTTCCCGTTTATCTATAATTCCTGTTTTTGATCTTCTTAATACtcctcctttttttgtttttgttgttttttttttattttttgcgaTAGATGTTGTTTCAGAGTCGGGAGAAGGAGACCGTCATTCAGACCAGACAGACGGTACGCCCCGCCTTCAACCCGTCACACCTGCTGACGCCAGTGATCCAAACGACACCGCGTTTTCCCCCAGATCCACGCTTCAGAGGTAGCCATTTATTTCTACACTAACATCATGATGTATGACGAATAAATGTAcacaacaaaacagaaacacGCACAATGTATCATATTTTTATCTGGTTTTTTGCCACACAATTCTGACAAACTGTGATAATCCCGCaggaatgtatttatttttttggctgtCGGTGTGAGTGCAGAAGTGATGTCATAAGCATAGAAAAAACACATAAAGCATGAGCCattcacactgttgtgtatcgGTACGACtgaaatatcatatcacgatacctGAAAGCATTTCTACGAGATGCAGTACAATATGACGACCAGTAAAACAGtagcattacattaaaaaaataaataataataataataataataataaatgaacaaagaaaagtaggaaaatgtttttaaaattttgtaaCGTTAATATTCTGATTTAAGACAGTATAAATCTTTTTATTATCAAGCCAGatgtttgtaattattattaaaatcacataacgccattacacacacacacacacacacacacacacacacttatacacgcacatacatgcacacacctgATCAACTCCTCCCCCTCAGTCAGTCCTGTCATTATACATCACACAAAGAACCCCCATCAGATAGAGCCGTGTTCTCAGGACTCCGAGTTCTGTTACACCTGACCGGAGTGTAATTAGACTCCTCCCCCTCGCCCTCGTATCAGTATCATTACTGCAgatgactgagtgtgtgtttgcgctCTCAGCGTGATCAATGGTGTAGGAGACTTGGATCTGGACAAGGACAGGACGAGCGGCGTGAACCGGACTCCACCGAGTAGGCCATGTGCTGCAGAGACTCCATACCCAGACTGCCCTTACCTGCTGCTGGACGTGCGGGACAGAGACCTGTACCATCAGTGCCACGTCATCAGCGGTAAGGACATGGACACGCTCATTCTTTCTTCAAgatttcattcttttatttttttttcattcattctttctttc is drawn from Ictalurus furcatus strain D&B chromosome 8, Billie_1.0, whole genome shotgun sequence and contains these coding sequences:
- the cep41 gene encoding centrosomal protein of 41 kDa isoform X3; this translates as MKTVLDYSRVKVACCSVRQNSKYDVQRQEKYMNKRIPQNPKYQHVKSRLDTGFSLSKHMERLEELKKNYRYKKGEIFKRLKVTTFAQLVLQVASVSDLNESIMDDVPRLEDVVSESGEGDRHSDQTDGTPRLQPVTPADASDPNDTAFSPRSTLQSVINGVGDLDLDKDRTSGVNRTPPSRPCAAETPYPDCPYLLLDVRDRDLYHQCHVISAHNYPIATLSRTMNPYTKEVLNYRNVQGKIIILYDEDERMASQAATTMCERGFENLFMLSGGLKVIAQKFPEGMTTGSFPVTCLPSPKGPLGRKQATLRQTPWPAQNKWRFTSEDLHNIQNYLDEVLIPSETSSRLSSRMSISSANSNVSSARSSRLGSGSARSQSSRPWK
- the cep41 gene encoding centrosomal protein of 41 kDa isoform X5, with translation METGIRGFNLCNMLSDEDDVKNDDGQDPDYRYKKGEIFKRLKVTTFAQLVLQVASVSDLNESIMDDVPRLEDVVSESGEGDRHSDQTDGTPRLQPVTPADASDPNDTAFSPRSTLQSVINGVGDLDLDKDRTSGVNRTPPSRPCAAETPYPDCPYLLLDVRDRDLYHQCHVISAHNYPIATLSRTMNPYTKEVLNYRNVQGKIIILYDEDERMASQAATTMCERGFENLFMLSGGLKVIAQKFPEGMTTGSFPVTCLPSPKGPLGRKQATLRQTPWPAQNKWRFTSEDLHNIQNYLDEVLIPSETSSRLSSRMSISSANSNVSSARSSRLGSGSARSQSSRPWK
- the cep41 gene encoding centrosomal protein of 41 kDa isoform X1; its protein translation is MLWNDLKKAIHMRRPKNMTALKQFCQEEWAKIPSERYAGLIHSYRKRLVEVKCQVAAKYMNKRIPQNPKYQHVKSRLDTGFSLSKHMERLEELKKNYRYKKGEIFKRLKVTTFAQLVLQVASVSDLNESIMDDVPRLEDVVSESGEGDRHSDQTDGTPRLQPVTPADASDPNDTAFSPRSTLQSVINGVGDLDLDKDRTSGVNRTPPSRPCAAETPYPDCPYLLLDVRDRDLYHQCHVISAHNYPIATLSRTMNPYTKEVLNYRNVQGKIIILYDEDERMASQAATTMCERGFENLFMLSGGLKVIAQKFPEGMTTGSFPVTCLPSPKGPLGRKQATLRQTPWPAQNKWRFTSEDLHNIQNYLDEVLIPSETSSRLSSRMSISSANSNVSSARSSRLGSGSARSQSSRPWK
- the cep41 gene encoding centrosomal protein of 41 kDa isoform X2, whose protein sequence is MLWNDLKKAIHMRRPKNMTALKQFCQEEWAKIPSERYAGLIHSYRKRLVEVKCQVAAKYMNKRIPQNPKYQHVKSRLDTGFSLSKHMERLEELKKNYRYKKGEIFKRLKVTTFAQLVLQVASVSDLNESIMDDVPRLEESGEGDRHSDQTDGTPRLQPVTPADASDPNDTAFSPRSTLQSVINGVGDLDLDKDRTSGVNRTPPSRPCAAETPYPDCPYLLLDVRDRDLYHQCHVISAHNYPIATLSRTMNPYTKEVLNYRNVQGKIIILYDEDERMASQAATTMCERGFENLFMLSGGLKVIAQKFPEGMTTGSFPVTCLPSPKGPLGRKQATLRQTPWPAQNKWRFTSEDLHNIQNYLDEVLIPSETSSRLSSRMSISSANSNVSSARSSRLGSGSARSQSSRPWK
- the cep41 gene encoding centrosomal protein of 41 kDa isoform X4, with protein sequence MSLKQSIGDAKYMNKRIPQNPKYQHVKSRLDTGFSLSKHMERLEELKKNYRYKKGEIFKRLKVTTFAQLVLQVASVSDLNESIMDDVPRLEDVVSESGEGDRHSDQTDGTPRLQPVTPADASDPNDTAFSPRSTLQSVINGVGDLDLDKDRTSGVNRTPPSRPCAAETPYPDCPYLLLDVRDRDLYHQCHVISAHNYPIATLSRTMNPYTKEVLNYRNVQGKIIILYDEDERMASQAATTMCERGFENLFMLSGGLKVIAQKFPEGMTTGSFPVTCLPSPKGPLGRKQATLRQTPWPAQNKWRFTSEDLHNIQNYLDEVLIPSETSSRLSSRMSISSANSNVSSARSSRLGSGSARSQSSRPWK